Genomic DNA from Gilliamella sp. ESL0441:
CAATCAGGTGAGGACAAATTAATATTACCTCTAGCGGCAAAATTAGCATCAATGGACCCAAATATATTTACATTTACATTTCAGGATGGGGTGACGATAAATGCTAGTGAACTGATATCAAAATCTCAATTGATCAGTAATATGCCTAAATTAATCGAAAATAATGAATCCGATAATAGTCAGAAAACGGAATTAAAAGGGCAAGATGCTGATGAAATAATTGAACCGGTCGCTAAGGATGCAGTCGAAATCATTATTGTTGAAGATCTTGATAGTAAATTGCAAAAAAATGAGCAAAGTATGCAAGATCTTGAGAAATATATCTCAAAGCAATCAGCTTCTTCATCAAAAGATTCCGATATTGATACAGCAGAATATGTTTCCCAAATTTCGGCTTCTGATACGGCTGAAACATCAAAAGAAACATTTATAGATGAAGCGCATATAGTTGATGAAATACAAATAACGGATAATGACGATTCAGAAAATCCGAGCGAAGTTAACATACCTTCAATTACGTTATTACAAATCAAAAGCGTTGTTGATCAAAATACTAAAACATGGATTAGTGGTACAGGTAATGAAGAATCCACAACTTCAGGTGATTTTCGTTCACAATACGAAAATGTTCTCATCGATTTATCGGCTGAAACAGCAGATTGGACTATCTATGCTAATAATACTCAAATGATTCCTGCTGGACAAATAGGTCGAATTGTTGAAGTTACTGATGCCATGAGTGTAACATCCGTGACAGGTCAACTTAGTAATATGACAGTCATTACAGCTGATTCAGCATTAGGTAAACAATATGGTTTAAAAGCAAATCAATTCATGATCCTTTATCCTGAAGGCTCAAAAACTAGCTTCACGCTTTCATATAGTTATATTGATAATGATGGTCAAACCGTTACCGATAATGCAACTTTTGATGTTGTTAATAACCCTGCGGTGATATTTGATAGTACAGGGCATGTTCAACTAGCATCCTCAAAAAATAATGTGGATATTGTCGCAGGAAGTGGTGATGACACTATTTTCGCAGGTAATCAAAATGGACATTACAATGGTGGAGCGGGTACAAATACTGTTAACTACAGTGAACTTGATGAATCATTAACAATAGATCTAAATAATGGCAAAACAACTTCTGATCATACTCATCATACTTTAGAAAACATTCAAAATGTGGTTGGAAGTAATAATGGCGATATAATCATTGGTCATCAAACGGTAAGTAATAATATTATCGGTGGTGATGGTGATGACAAGATCATGACTGGTGGTGGCAACAATGTGATTGATGGCGGGGAAGGTCTAAATACAATCAGTTATGAAACAGCTGCTAGTGGTGTTCATGTTGATTTATCGAATAATGTTGCTTCTGACAATGGTAATGGTGGTAAAGATTCAATCAAAAATATACAGAATATCATCGGAAGTGCTTACGATGATGTATTAATTGGTGACGATCAAGATAATATCATAAATGGTGGTGAGGGTGATGATATTTTATCAGGGATGGGCGGAAATAATATTCTCAATGGTGGAGAAGGAAACAATACTGCTGACTACTCTCAAGCTGCTTCTGGTATTAACGTAGATTTAATACAATCTCAAAATCAAGTTATTAAAAATGGTTTTGGCGGCCAAGATACACTCATTAATATTCAAAAAATTGTTGGAAGTGATCATAATGATAATTTCCGCACCGGAGTTGGTACGACTCATATAGATGGTGGCGCTGGTGATGATCGCTTTTTAATTGGCGGTAACGAAGCGAGTATTACCTTTATACATGGAAATAGTGGCAATAACACTTACTATGCAGGTGCAGGGTTTAATAACTATATTGGTGGTACAGGTCATGACACGGTTGATTACCGATTGGCTTCAAGTAGTGTCAATATTGATTTTGAAAAAAATGTTGTTTATGACAATGGATTTGCGGGCATTGATGTCTTCAAAAATATCGATAAAGTCGTGGGAACCAAATTTGATGACTATTTTGTTTTAGGCAATGGTGATCATGAGGTTGATGGTGGCTTAGGTAATAATATTTTTATAGCTGGATCAGGCAATAATAAAATCAATGGTGGCAGCCAAGGAATGGGTTATGTCAACACAGTCGATTATAGTAATGCTGGTTCTGGTTTAGACATGGATCTGGTTTCAGGGAATGTTGCTAATAATGGTTTTGGTGGACAAGATAATCTAACAAATATACAAAAAATTATTGCTTCGGATTTTGATGATGTGATTTACAGTAGTGGTAATGATTTAAGTATTTTTGCTGGTGCAGGAGATGATATTGTCTATGGAAATGATGGCAATGATACTATTGATGGCGGTTCTGGAAATAACACACTAAGATATGACAAACTTCAAGATGGTGTGAAAATTGATTTAAGTACAGGTCAGGTTTCAAAAGCGTCAGGCGTAGATCAGTTTACCAATTTCAACAACTTTGTTGGCTCTAATTACAATGATACCTTTATTGCCGCAGCTGGTAATCAAATAATTGATGGTGGTGCAGGACACGATATCATTAGCTATAAAGGTATTGCTGGGAAAATGATTGCTCACCTCGATGAAAATAAAATTTATGATGGCGTACAAGACAGAGAACTCTTTCAACATACCATCAAGAATATAGACGAAGTTCATTTTTCAAATGCATGGGGAAATCAAGGTTTCACTAATAAACAAGGAAATACTAAATTTGTTGGTGGATCATCTGATGACTTTTTCTATGTACTAGGTGGTAGTAATGAACTAATTGGCGGCGGCGGTTTTGATACCGTAAGTTATCAGCACTCAAATACAGGAAAAGGTATCGTTGCTGATCTCGATCGAAATGGATCCGGTACTGTTACTCAAAATAGTTATGATAATGTCGATCATCTGCAAAATATTGGAGTTATTATCGGTACTCAATATGATGATAAGATTAAATCAGGTGGTGAAATTAGAGGGATGACTGGTAATGACACCATTGAAGGTGTTGGTAATGCCATGGTTAGTTATGTTGGCGTATCTAAAGTAGATGTTGATCTTGAAAAAGGTACAGCGTTGAAAACTAATGGTACAGATAAATTAATTAACATTAATAATGTTAAAGTTGGCTCAGGTGATAGTATTGTTCATGGAAATGCAAATAATAATAATATTATCGGCCAAGGTGGTAATGATACTTTTTATGCTAGTGCTGGCAATGATTCTTATGATGGTGGGAATGGTTACGACACGTTGATTTATAATCAGTTGAAAAGTAATACAACGATTAACATGGATCTGACCACAAATAAAATTACTAAAAGTGGTGGATTGGGTACTGACACTGTAAAAAATGTTGAAAAAATCATAGCGACGAAAGGTAATGATCTCTTCAAAATTTCTTCGTTAAATGATTTGAATAACTATCGTTCAATTGATGGTGGAGATGGTTTTGATGTTGTTCAAAAATCAGGTAAATCAAGTTATTTCTTCTTTGGTTCATCTTCTATTTTCAAACATATTGAACGTTTTGAATTCAATGATAAAGCGTCTGATAACATTTCTGTGGATTTATCATCGATTTTTGATGTCATGGATCAAAACAGAATTGAGTTTGTTCTAGATAGTAATGACAACTTAGCAGTGATAAATTCTTCATCATGGTCTCATAGCGTGAATGGTTCGACAGAAACCTGGACTGATGGCACACATGAATTAGTAGTTAATCGAGTTTAAACAATTATAAGAAATGAGATAAATTTATGAGTAACGCGAATAAAGCATTAACACCGATGGCTTCAGCACCATCAATTATTCCATTCACCTATGAAGACAATAAAATTGATGCATCATGGGAAACCGAAAATATAACTTTATCGATTAAAGGTCCTGATTTAATCATTGCCACAGGCGATGGGCGTAAATTAATTTTAACTATGGGCGCTGAATTAGCATCGCTCCACCAAGGGTTGCTTTCACTTTCCTTTAAAGATGGTAAAAAATTAGATTCATATGAAATTTTGAGTTTAGCTCGTGTTGACGGTGTTGCTCCAAATGTGATTGAAACAAATAATCCTGATTCAATGCAAGTCAAAGATGAGGATACTCAAAAACAAGAAATTGAAGAGACAACAGTCGATGTCACTACAAATATGACAGATAATTTCATTATTATCGATAGTAGTGGTGGTGCTGAAATGTCTACCAGCGAAGCCGAATCATCTTTGGATGATATGATGAATATGGATATGGAGATGTCACTTAGTAAGCTTAAATCTCCTAATTCATCGATTGTTCTTAAAAAAACATCCACATCAAGTTCAGACTCTTCAAAGCATGACTCAACTATTGATGGTGAAGTACCAATTGTTGAAAGTAAACCGCCTGCAGATGTTGTTCCTGAAGTACCAAAAGTTAAGCTATTTCAATGGGAAGGTTTAATTAACAGTGCTGAACATAAATATGATGTCGGTAGTGGTAACCTCGATGCCAGAACAGAGGCTGGTGCAAATGAGCAATATGCTACAACAATTGTTGATCTTTCTAATGAAAGTGCTGATTGGACTATCAACGTTCCAAACCAAAATTGGATCCCTGAAGGTAAGATTCTTCGTGTTGTTTCTTTTGATGATATTCAATCAATTTCAAGTTTTAGTGATTTACCTCCGGAATATGAAATTATTCAGGGTGGTACGGCGCTAGGAGATAAATATGGTTTAGCTCCTAATGAAATCATTATTTTATATCCTCAAGATCAGATAAGTAAGTTTGCTGTTAATATCACGTATAAAGATACAAATGGTGTGACAAAAACAGAAACTTTCAACTTTTCGGTTGTAGACTCTCCATCGTCTGTTGTTGATTTGGAAGGAAACATACTGTTAGCCACTAAGCCTAATAATGTTCATGTCATAGGCGGAGCTGGAGATGATACAATCATCGCTGGAAAAACCAAAGATATTTATGATGGTGGGGAAGGGATTAATACAGTTGATTACACTAAAGTTGAAGGTAACTTAGTTGTTGATTTAAATACTGGTATCATTTCAGGTGCTGTTGATCAACAACTTAAAAATATCCAAAATATTTTAGGTAATGATGGTGATAATACTTATATCGGTAGTCTCACTGAAAGCAATAAATTAATAGGTGGTGCTGGTAACGATACGTTTTTTGTCGGAGGCGGTTTGTCTAATCACATAGATGGACAAGGTGGTATCAATACTATTAGTTATGAAACTGTTAAAAATGGTGTAGAAGTCGATTTAACCCAAGGAATAGCTACTGATGCTTTAGGAAGAAACGATACCATTAAAAATATTAATAATATTACTGGTACACAATTTGATGATGTTTTGATTGGTGATAGTAACGACAATGTCATTATAGGGAATGGCGGTAATGATATTCTAATGGGTATGGGTGGTAATAATACTTTAATTGGTGGTAACGGTGGAAATACCACTGCTAGTTATGAAAAAGCAATCCAAGGTATTAAAGTAGATCTAGCCAATGCAACAGAACAAGTTGTTGAAAATGGATTTGGTGGTAAAGACACATTAAAAAGAGTACAAACGATTAGAGGTAGTCAATTTGATGATGTTTTCACTACAGCAAAAGGTAGTATCACTATCTACGGTGGTGATGGTAATGATATTTTTAATATCCAAGGTGATGCCACAAGCCGAGCAGTAATTTATGGTGAATCAGGTGATAATCTTTATATTGCAGGGCAAGGTTATAACTCTTTCATTGGCGGAACTGGTAACGATACTGTTGATTACCATCTTGCTACTTCAGGCATTGATGTAAATTTAAAAACACGTCGAGCTTATTCCAATGGTTTCGGAGGATCAGATCAGTTAACAGATATAAATGGAATTATTGGAACGGATTTTGATGACCGTATAGAGTTAACGGATGATACCAATTATAAAATTAGTTCAGGAGCCGGAAACGATTATATCATCGTTGGTAAAGGTGGAATGGATAATTTTTATGATGGTGGAACTGGTGTTGATACTATAGATTATAGTAACGTACAAAACGGTATTGAAATAAGCTTAAAAGACCAAAAAGCAGTAAAAAATGGTACCAAAGATGTAAATAATATTGATGGTCAAGATGCTGTAATAAATTTTAACAATATTGTTGGTTCAGCATTTGATGATATTATCGAAGGTAGTGATGAAGATAACATCATTGATATTGGTGGCGGAACAAATAACGTCATTTATGGTACGCTTGGTTCTGATCAAATTATTGCTAAAGGGAAAGGAACAAATACGCTAGACTATAGCCGTTATTCGGCTGTTTCGCAGGGTTCTGGCATTGAAATAAATGCAACTGCAGGAACGGTATTAAAAAATGTAAATGGAGATGACTATCAGGATACTTTTACAAGTAACGGATTTAGCAAATTTGTAGGTACTGATTATGATGACACATTTATCATCAATAAAAATACAACGTTTGTTGATGGTAAAGATGGGATCAACACCCTTGTTTTAGATGAAACGATGAAAGAATCGTATACTATTGATTTAGAAAATAATCGTCTTACTTGGGGTAATTCTTCTGCTGAAATACATAACATTAATAATGTTACCTCAAAAGAGGCTGCTATACATTTTTATGGAAACGAGTCTAAAGATAATATCGTTATTGCTGGAGCGAATAATGACCATATTCACGCAAAAGGTGGTGACAATTATATTGATGGCGGCGCGGGCAGTGACTGGATTTATTATGATGCAGGTACACAAGGTGTAAATGTTAGTTTAGATAAAAATGGTAATGGCACAGCTACTAATGGTTTCGGTGGTACTGATACAATTAAGAATATCGAAAATATCTATGGTTCACAATATGACGATGTATTGACGGGTAATGGTATTTTAATTGGTGGTGATGGAAACAATACATTAATTGGTTCTGGAAGTAACGCTGTTGCTGAATACCGATCACCTAAGGGAATAATAGCTAATCTTGAAACTGGTGAGGTTAAAGATAATGGATATGGTAAGGAAGATTTACTTATCAATATTCATAAGATTGTTGGAACAAATCATGATGATATATTTTATGGCAGCAGTGTAAGTGATGAAATTTATACTGGCGCTGGAAATGATATCGTCTACGCAAGCAGTGGTAACGATAAAATAGTTAATACTAATGGAAGTAAAGCCACTGTTAATTATGAAACCTTGACACAAGGAATTAGAGTTATTGTCACCAACAATAATAATACCACTGTAAATAAAGGTAATTGGGGTCAAGATACACTAACATCAGTTACTGACATAATTGGTTCTAATAAGAATGATACTTTTCAGTTTAGTTCTCTGAAAGATTTCAATAAATTTAGTTCAATTGACGGTGGGGCCGGTATTGATAGCGTGACGAAAAGAGGTCAGGCTGGTCTTTTTGATTTCAGTGTTGTTAACAAAAATTTATTCAAACATATTGATATATTCAATTTCAAAGATGGCAATGGCGGTGATTTTATCCTCGTAAACTTGAGTGACTTATTCCAAAATATGGATAACAACAACATTCGGTTTGATACCGATAGTACTGATTCACTTCAAATTTTGGATAGTGCTGGTGTGTGGACTCACTCTGAAGTTTCACCAGGAGTAGATCAATGGACCGATGGTACCCATACATTAACCTGGAATCATGTGTAGGTATCAGATATCTTTATGAATAGTGAATTAACATCAAATACTTCAGAAATTTATCAATTAAAGTCGGCCTTGTCAGAGGCCGCAAAAAAATTGTCCTTACCTGTAGGTCAATGGGAGTGGCAAGAGCAAATTGAAAAACTTGATACAGATGTAACACAAGAAACGTTATTTGAGTTAGCAAAAAAGTATCTTGGTATTGAGCTATTTCCTTGTTCAGAAGATCATAATCCTGTTAATAAAGCCCTTTATATAGCTTATGAATCAGAAATGGGGTGGTCATTACTTTCTGTTCACTTTGGTAAGATTCGAAACGAAAAGGGTGTAAAGCTAGAGAAATTACCAGAAAAAACATGGCGAATTTTGCCGTCAGAACGACAGAATAAATTAAGCTGGCGCTCATTATTAGTCATGGGACAGAAAGAGAATAAAATAATCTCTCGTCTATTTTGGACTACATTGATTATCAACTTGTTCATTATGCTTATTCCGCTATACTTAAATGCGATATATGACCGAGTTATACCGGGACAAGCTGATTCATCATTGTGGGCACTATCTTTGGGTGTGATACTTGCAATATTAGTTGAGTACTATTTCCGAATGGACAGAATCAAGTTAGGATGTGAATATTCTTCTTTAGTTCAATATCGTTTAGAACCTAAAATCATTTCTGAGCTTATTCAAGTAACGCCAAGCTTTAAAACGCAATGGGGACGTAAGGTTATCGAGGCAATGAATAACTGGAATGTTTTCAGAATGCAGTTTTTAACATTCTTCTCTAGCACGGTATTAGATCTTGTCTTCAGTCTTCTTTATTTTATTGTCATTGCTATTGTTGCAGGCTGGTTAATTATTGTTCCTATAATTATCTTTTTCTGTGCAGTTGTACGTATTACGTTTTTCTATTTTGAGAATAAGTCCGTACCAGCAATCAATGCTCAAGTTCCGTTTTCGCCTACGACACTTGAATATTACCAGTCTTCTGTTTCTTATAAAGAAGCGACCTATACATTTCTCGCTGGAAATGAAAAAGCACAACAAAATGAACAAAAAAGATACATTATTAATAATCGATGTAGTTCATTTTTAATGGGATTAACAAGTCTCCAAACTGTTCTTGCGGTTATTGTTGCTTTTTATCTCATACAGACAGGAAATATGTCACCGGCTGGTTTATTTGCAACGATTATTATTGGTGGACGATTGAATCAACCTTTCTTTTCATTAATGCATATGTTGCCAAATCTTCAGCGTATGACTAATACGATGGATCAAATTAATGAATTATTGGATAAACAGCAAAATGAAAACGGATTATTAAGTGGTTTTAATGGTCCAAAAAATGGTTGGAGTGCTTCAAAAGTATGTTTCAAATATCATCCTTCATTGCCATGTTTAGATGATATTAGTTTGCAAATTCAGCAAGGTGAACGTATCGCAATTGTCGGTGGTCCTGGATCAGGTAAAAGTACTTTACTTAAATTGCTATTAGGTATTTTAGACGTTGATGAAGGTAATATAACTTGGAATGGTTTCATGTTGACTAAATCAATCAGCGATTCATTACGCGCTGATACGCATTATTTATGGCAATATAGTGGGATTATCGGTGAAACTGTATATGAATATCTAACATTAAATAATGATGCTACCCAAATTAGTCACGAACGTGCATTAGAAGTTTTAAAACAAGTCAATTTAAACAATTTACTGCCGTTTTTAAATAATGGATTAGATACATATTGGCGTCAATTACCTGTACCATTAACGATATTACAACGTCAAAAATTAGCTTTGGCTCGCTTTATATTATCTCCGCATAAGATATCATTCCTTGATAATCCTACAGCGGAATTGGATCCTAATACCGAACAATTACTATTAGCTCAATTAAATTCACGAGCAAAAGAAGGTCAAACCATGGTTATTGCAACGGATAGGACTAATTTGTTACCATTTGTTGACAGGGTGATTATGCTTAATGGTGGAAATATTGTTTTTGATGGTGATAAACAAGGTTTTCAAGCTTATTTAAAAAATACCTCCCAAGATAAACAAGTTTAAAATCTTATAAACATAACATGAAATGTATCACTTAATCAGAGTGATACATTTTATTTAAATAATATTAGTAGCATATGATATGTTCATTCACTTTTTTACTATACATATGAATGTTCAATATTGGCTATTTATGCCATACCAAATAACAAAAGTTGTTATCTTTTAAACCCTAATCATAAAGTAGTCTAGTTTATTAGTGCATACCCCCCAAATCCTTAAAACTTAAATCGTTTTATTTATCTAATTGGTATGAAATTGAACATGAGATTAAGAAATTAATTTAGTTGATTTTTACGTTATCAGATAAAATAGCTTAAAAAAAATTTACATCCAAATATTCGATTATTGTCATCAGACAAGAGAAATTATATATAATTAAAGCACAATAAAGACTGTATATAGTAAAATAGTCATTTTGGGGAAGTCGTTATAATAATGTGGTGGATTAATCATGATTGAAAAGCTATGGTATGGAAAATCAAAATTTTATTGGTTGCTCGTACCTTTTTCTCTGTTATATGGATTGATTGCATTTTTGCGTCGGCAATTATATAAATTAGGTATTTTAAAATCATGGCATTCGCCAAAACCAGTTATTATTATAGGTAACTTATCGGCTGGCGGTAATGGAAAAACACCATTAGTAATTGGATTGATCGAAGCTCTAAAAGCAAAAGGTATCCAGGCTGGTGTTGTGTCACGGGGTTATGGCGGAAAAGCCGATAAATATCCACTCATCATAGATAGTCAGGTTACAACAGAACAGGCTGGAGACGAACCGGTACTTATTTATCAACGAACACAGGCCCCAATCGCAGTCTCACCACAGCGCAATGAAGCGGTAAAAGCCTTACTAAACAATTATAATATAGATGTTATTTTAACTGATGATGGTTTACAACATTACGCATTAGCGCGCGATATAGAAGTTGTTGTTATTGATGGTAAACGTATGTTTGGTAATGGTTGGTGGATACCTGCTGGCCCCATGAGAGAGCGTCAAAACCGATTAAAATCGGTTGATTTAATCATAATAAATGGAGATACTGAAAGCAATTTAGCATTAAAGTACCCGAATAAAACGTATACCATGCAGCTAACACCAAAATATGCAGTAAATTTGTTAACACAAGAAAAAAAGGAGTTACATCTACTGAATGATGTATGTGCCATTGCTGGTATCAGTAATCCTAAACGTTTTTTTAATATGTTAACAGATAGGAAAGTTGACCTAATAAAAACTGTATCTTTTGCAGATCATCAAAAATTTACATTATCCTTATTAGACAATATAGTAACGACTAATCAAACCCTTTTAATGACGGAAAAAGACGCAGTAAAATGCCGAGCATTTGCAATGCCAAATTGGTGGTATTTACCGATTGATGCAAATATCCCATCACAGGCCGTTGATCAGATCTGTTCGTTGTTAGATGATTTAAAAATTAAAAGAGCAAAAAAATGAAAAAAATACTTTTAAGTGCGCTAGCTTGTCCTAAATGCCATGGCAAACTAGAGTATGATTTACAGAAAAATCAATTAATTTGTCAAACTGACAAACTCGCTTTTATTATTAAAGACAATATACCGGTATTGTTAGAAAACCAAGCTATACCATTAATGCAGTCGCAAAGTACACAAGACTAAACAGAAGGCTTTGAATATGAATTTTTCGGTTATCATTCCTGCAAGATATGCTTCAAGCCGTTTACCTGCAAAACCACTTGCTGACATTCATGGTAAACCTATGATTGTGCGTGTGATGGAGCAAGCCAAAAAGTCTTCTGCTCATCGTGTAATTATTGCAACTGACCATCAACAAGTATTTGATGTGGTGAAATCTTATGGTGGCGAAGTAATTCTAACCAGCAGTAAACACAATTCAGGTACAGAACGATTAGCAGAAGTAATTAATACCTATCAATTTGCAGATGATGAAATTATTGTAAATGTACAAGGAGATGAGCCTCTAATCCCGCCAATCATCATAGATCAAGTTGCTGAAAACTTAGTACAATATAAAACAGGAATGGCAACGTTAGCTGTTCCAATTGACTCAGCTACAGAAGCATTTAATCCTGGAG
This window encodes:
- a CDS encoding calcium-binding protein codes for the protein MSNANKALTPMASAPSIIPFTYEDNKIDASWETENITLSIKGPDLIIATGDGRKLILTMGAELASLHQGLLSLSFKDGKKLDSYEILSLARVDGVAPNVIETNNPDSMQVKDEDTQKQEIEETTVDVTTNMTDNFIIIDSSGGAEMSTSEAESSLDDMMNMDMEMSLSKLKSPNSSIVLKKTSTSSSDSSKHDSTIDGEVPIVESKPPADVVPEVPKVKLFQWEGLINSAEHKYDVGSGNLDARTEAGANEQYATTIVDLSNESADWTINVPNQNWIPEGKILRVVSFDDIQSISSFSDLPPEYEIIQGGTALGDKYGLAPNEIIILYPQDQISKFAVNITYKDTNGVTKTETFNFSVVDSPSSVVDLEGNILLATKPNNVHVIGGAGDDTIIAGKTKDIYDGGEGINTVDYTKVEGNLVVDLNTGIISGAVDQQLKNIQNILGNDGDNTYIGSLTESNKLIGGAGNDTFFVGGGLSNHIDGQGGINTISYETVKNGVEVDLTQGIATDALGRNDTIKNINNITGTQFDDVLIGDSNDNVIIGNGGNDILMGMGGNNTLIGGNGGNTTASYEKAIQGIKVDLANATEQVVENGFGGKDTLKRVQTIRGSQFDDVFTTAKGSITIYGGDGNDIFNIQGDATSRAVIYGESGDNLYIAGQGYNSFIGGTGNDTVDYHLATSGIDVNLKTRRAYSNGFGGSDQLTDINGIIGTDFDDRIELTDDTNYKISSGAGNDYIIVGKGGMDNFYDGGTGVDTIDYSNVQNGIEISLKDQKAVKNGTKDVNNIDGQDAVINFNNIVGSAFDDIIEGSDEDNIIDIGGGTNNVIYGTLGSDQIIAKGKGTNTLDYSRYSAVSQGSGIEINATAGTVLKNVNGDDYQDTFTSNGFSKFVGTDYDDTFIINKNTTFVDGKDGINTLVLDETMKESYTIDLENNRLTWGNSSAEIHNINNVTSKEAAIHFYGNESKDNIVIAGANNDHIHAKGGDNYIDGGAGSDWIYYDAGTQGVNVSLDKNGNGTATNGFGGTDTIKNIENIYGSQYDDVLTGNGILIGGDGNNTLIGSGSNAVAEYRSPKGIIANLETGEVKDNGYGKEDLLINIHKIVGTNHDDIFYGSSVSDEIYTGAGNDIVYASSGNDKIVNTNGSKATVNYETLTQGIRVIVTNNNNTTVNKGNWGQDTLTSVTDIIGSNKNDTFQFSSLKDFNKFSSIDGGAGIDSVTKRGQAGLFDFSVVNKNLFKHIDIFNFKDGNGGDFILVNLSDLFQNMDNNNIRFDTDSTDSLQILDSAGVWTHSEVSPGVDQWTDGTHTLTWNHV
- a CDS encoding ATP-binding cassette domain-containing protein; the encoded protein is MNSELTSNTSEIYQLKSALSEAAKKLSLPVGQWEWQEQIEKLDTDVTQETLFELAKKYLGIELFPCSEDHNPVNKALYIAYESEMGWSLLSVHFGKIRNEKGVKLEKLPEKTWRILPSERQNKLSWRSLLVMGQKENKIISRLFWTTLIINLFIMLIPLYLNAIYDRVIPGQADSSLWALSLGVILAILVEYYFRMDRIKLGCEYSSLVQYRLEPKIISELIQVTPSFKTQWGRKVIEAMNNWNVFRMQFLTFFSSTVLDLVFSLLYFIVIAIVAGWLIIVPIIIFFCAVVRITFFYFENKSVPAINAQVPFSPTTLEYYQSSVSYKEATYTFLAGNEKAQQNEQKRYIINNRCSSFLMGLTSLQTVLAVIVAFYLIQTGNMSPAGLFATIIIGGRLNQPFFSLMHMLPNLQRMTNTMDQINELLDKQQNENGLLSGFNGPKNGWSASKVCFKYHPSLPCLDDISLQIQQGERIAIVGGPGSGKSTLLKLLLGILDVDEGNITWNGFMLTKSISDSLRADTHYLWQYSGIIGETVYEYLTLNNDATQISHERALEVLKQVNLNNLLPFLNNGLDTYWRQLPVPLTILQRQKLALARFILSPHKISFLDNPTAELDPNTEQLLLAQLNSRAKEGQTMVIATDRTNLLPFVDRVIMLNGGNIVFDGDKQGFQAYLKNTSQDKQV
- a CDS encoding Trm112 family protein, with the protein product MKKILLSALACPKCHGKLEYDLQKNQLICQTDKLAFIIKDNIPVLLENQAIPLMQSQSTQD
- a CDS encoding calcium-binding protein, which translates into the protein MSYNYLPKPTSPEKAVVPVTYSDNYVPVNYKDVKLLINGSDLIIQSGEDKLILPLAAKLASMDPNIFTFTFQDGVTINASELISKSQLISNMPKLIENNESDNSQKTELKGQDADEIIEPVAKDAVEIIIVEDLDSKLQKNEQSMQDLEKYISKQSASSSKDSDIDTAEYVSQISASDTAETSKETFIDEAHIVDEIQITDNDDSENPSEVNIPSITLLQIKSVVDQNTKTWISGTGNEESTTSGDFRSQYENVLIDLSAETADWTIYANNTQMIPAGQIGRIVEVTDAMSVTSVTGQLSNMTVITADSALGKQYGLKANQFMILYPEGSKTSFTLSYSYIDNDGQTVTDNATFDVVNNPAVIFDSTGHVQLASSKNNVDIVAGSGDDTIFAGNQNGHYNGGAGTNTVNYSELDESLTIDLNNGKTTSDHTHHTLENIQNVVGSNNGDIIIGHQTVSNNIIGGDGDDKIMTGGGNNVIDGGEGLNTISYETAASGVHVDLSNNVASDNGNGGKDSIKNIQNIIGSAYDDVLIGDDQDNIINGGEGDDILSGMGGNNILNGGEGNNTADYSQAASGINVDLIQSQNQVIKNGFGGQDTLINIQKIVGSDHNDNFRTGVGTTHIDGGAGDDRFLIGGNEASITFIHGNSGNNTYYAGAGFNNYIGGTGHDTVDYRLASSSVNIDFEKNVVYDNGFAGIDVFKNIDKVVGTKFDDYFVLGNGDHEVDGGLGNNIFIAGSGNNKINGGSQGMGYVNTVDYSNAGSGLDMDLVSGNVANNGFGGQDNLTNIQKIIASDFDDVIYSSGNDLSIFAGAGDDIVYGNDGNDTIDGGSGNNTLRYDKLQDGVKIDLSTGQVSKASGVDQFTNFNNFVGSNYNDTFIAAAGNQIIDGGAGHDIISYKGIAGKMIAHLDENKIYDGVQDRELFQHTIKNIDEVHFSNAWGNQGFTNKQGNTKFVGGSSDDFFYVLGGSNELIGGGGFDTVSYQHSNTGKGIVADLDRNGSGTVTQNSYDNVDHLQNIGVIIGTQYDDKIKSGGEIRGMTGNDTIEGVGNAMVSYVGVSKVDVDLEKGTALKTNGTDKLININNVKVGSGDSIVHGNANNNNIIGQGGNDTFYASAGNDSYDGGNGYDTLIYNQLKSNTTINMDLTTNKITKSGGLGTDTVKNVEKIIATKGNDLFKISSLNDLNNYRSIDGGDGFDVVQKSGKSSYFFFGSSSIFKHIERFEFNDKASDNISVDLSSIFDVMDQNRIEFVLDSNDNLAVINSSSWSHSVNGSTETWTDGTHELVVNRV
- the lpxK gene encoding tetraacyldisaccharide 4'-kinase, translating into MIEKLWYGKSKFYWLLVPFSLLYGLIAFLRRQLYKLGILKSWHSPKPVIIIGNLSAGGNGKTPLVIGLIEALKAKGIQAGVVSRGYGGKADKYPLIIDSQVTTEQAGDEPVLIYQRTQAPIAVSPQRNEAVKALLNNYNIDVILTDDGLQHYALARDIEVVVIDGKRMFGNGWWIPAGPMRERQNRLKSVDLIIINGDTESNLALKYPNKTYTMQLTPKYAVNLLTQEKKELHLLNDVCAIAGISNPKRFFNMLTDRKVDLIKTVSFADHQKFTLSLLDNIVTTNQTLLMTEKDAVKCRAFAMPNWWYLPIDANIPSQAVDQICSLLDDLKIKRAKK